The Vallitalea longa genome includes a window with the following:
- a CDS encoding ABC transporter permease has translation MAKIDYKQISKRVFYLILPVIFAFIVGAILIIISGHNPIEAYSAMFRGALVGKSALYNTLFSATPIIVTGLAISVAFKANLFNMGVEGQMYLGAFAAAYVGFTLKGIPTVIHVLLCIVAAIIAGGLFALIPGVLKGRFNVNEMVVTIMLNYVAILLTDYLTNFVFYSGEGYAATYPIEQSAYLPRFMKTSQLNFAFLIAIVMVCIVYYIFKYTRLGFEIKAIGHNVSFAEATGMNTRKKTIIIMVVSGMLAGVAGAGEILGVHHRFIAGFSPGYGWDGMTIALLGKNNPIGILIAALFFGILKNGGSTMELMVGVPRSLISIIQGLIIFFLAVDYLNTEFSFMSRLKLMFRRKVRS, from the coding sequence ATGGCTAAAATTGACTATAAACAAATTTCAAAAAGAGTATTTTATTTAATCTTACCTGTCATATTTGCCTTTATCGTAGGAGCTATATTGATAATTATATCTGGACATAATCCAATAGAAGCTTATTCAGCCATGTTTCGAGGAGCTCTAGTTGGAAAAAGCGCTTTATACAATACATTATTCAGTGCTACTCCTATTATTGTAACAGGACTTGCAATCTCAGTTGCTTTTAAAGCGAATCTATTTAATATGGGTGTTGAAGGTCAAATGTATCTAGGTGCATTTGCTGCCGCTTATGTAGGTTTTACATTAAAAGGTATACCAACAGTAATCCATGTCCTATTATGTATAGTTGCGGCTATTATAGCTGGTGGACTATTCGCTCTTATACCTGGTGTATTAAAAGGCAGATTTAATGTTAATGAAATGGTGGTCACTATCATGTTAAACTATGTAGCAATTTTGTTAACTGATTACTTGACTAACTTCGTATTCTATTCAGGTGAAGGTTATGCCGCTACATACCCTATAGAACAAAGTGCCTACCTTCCTCGTTTCATGAAAACATCTCAACTGAACTTTGCTTTCTTGATAGCTATTGTCATGGTATGTATAGTCTACTATATATTCAAATATACAAGACTAGGTTTCGAAATAAAAGCTATTGGACATAACGTAAGTTTTGCAGAAGCAACTGGTATGAACACCAGAAAAAAAACTATCATCATAATGGTAGTTAGTGGGATGCTTGCTGGTGTTGCCGGTGCTGGAGAAATCCTAGGCGTTCATCATAGATTTATAGCTGGTTTTTCACCTGGATATGGATGGGATGGTATGACAATCGCACTACTTGGTAAAAATAATCCCATTGGTATTTTAATAGCTGCATTATTCTTCGGAATACTTAAAAATGGTGGAAGTACTATGGAGCTTATGGTTGGTGTTCCAAGATCACTAATAAGTATCATTCAAGGTTTAATCATCTTCTTTTTAGCTGTAGATTATTTAAATACAGAATTCAGTTTCATGTCAAGACTCAAACTTATGTTCAGAAGGAAAGTGAGGAGTTAG
- a CDS encoding ABC transporter ATP-binding protein, whose protein sequence is MYIIETKNLTKKFGDFTANNNINLQVKKGEIHAIVGENGAGKSTLMNMLYGLLQPTEGEILIKGKHVTIKNPRDAINLGIGMVHQHFKLVPTFTIFENILLGDELTKGIRINKKKEIKVVKELIDKYGFNINPKDKIQNVPIGTEQRVEILKMLYRNVDILILDEPTAVLTPQEVDELLISLNELREAGKTIIIITHKLGEVKKCSDSVTVIRKGEIVSRVETNDVTEKDLAKLMVGRDVLLQVEKSEAKIGEKLFTVNNLSVTNKQKIKLLNNVNFTVKRGEILGVAGVEGNGQSQLIKVITGLMKCTNGKITYKGKNITNYPSEKIRKLGIGIIPEDRYKHGLCRNMKISENLMAGYHDTNKFGSTYHYNYNKIKTNRDELIDDFDIRVGSADGNVGQLSGGNAQKVIIARELSMNPDLVIASQPTRGVDIGSIEFIHKQLIKLRNDNKAVLVVSSELSEIMNLSDRIIVMYKGSVIGEVNAKETTKEELGFLMAGITDRSEVENNG, encoded by the coding sequence TTGTATATTATTGAAACTAAAAATCTCACAAAGAAATTCGGAGATTTTACAGCTAATAATAACATTAATCTACAAGTCAAAAAGGGTGAAATCCATGCAATTGTTGGGGAAAACGGTGCTGGAAAATCAACTCTTATGAATATGTTATATGGTTTATTACAACCCACTGAGGGTGAAATTTTAATTAAAGGAAAACACGTTACAATAAAAAATCCTCGTGATGCTATCAATCTTGGTATCGGTATGGTACATCAGCATTTTAAATTAGTACCTACATTTACAATCTTTGAAAATATCTTATTGGGCGATGAACTTACCAAAGGCATTCGCATTAATAAGAAAAAAGAAATAAAAGTCGTAAAAGAACTTATTGATAAATATGGTTTTAATATTAATCCCAAAGATAAAATCCAAAATGTTCCTATAGGAACTGAACAAAGGGTAGAAATATTAAAAATGCTTTATCGCAATGTGGATATTTTAATACTAGATGAACCAACTGCTGTACTTACTCCTCAAGAAGTTGATGAATTACTAATTAGTCTAAACGAGCTCCGTGAGGCGGGTAAGACAATCATCATTATTACACATAAGCTAGGTGAAGTCAAGAAATGCTCTGATAGTGTAACAGTCATTAGAAAAGGCGAAATAGTAAGCCGAGTAGAAACCAATGATGTGACAGAAAAAGACCTAGCCAAATTAATGGTAGGTAGAGATGTCTTGTTGCAAGTAGAAAAATCAGAAGCAAAAATTGGTGAAAAGCTATTTACTGTTAATAATCTTAGCGTAACCAATAAACAAAAAATCAAATTACTCAATAATGTAAATTTCACTGTCAAAAGAGGTGAAATCCTAGGTGTTGCAGGAGTTGAAGGTAACGGTCAATCACAGTTGATTAAAGTAATTACAGGACTTATGAAATGTACAAACGGAAAAATAACTTATAAAGGTAAAAATATAACTAATTATCCTTCTGAAAAAATAAGGAAACTAGGAATTGGTATTATTCCAGAAGATAGATATAAACATGGTTTGTGCAGAAATATGAAAATATCAGAAAACCTTATGGCAGGTTATCATGATACGAATAAATTTGGTTCAACTTATCATTATAACTACAACAAAATAAAGACAAACCGTGATGAATTAATTGATGACTTTGATATACGTGTGGGTTCGGCAGATGGAAACGTAGGTCAGTTATCAGGTGGAAACGCCCAAAAAGTTATCATTGCAAGAGAATTATCTATGAATCCAGATTTAGTTATAGCCAGTCAGCCTACTCGTGGAGTTGATATTGGTTCAATAGAATTTATTCATAAACAGCTAATTAAACTTCGAAATGATAACAAAGCTGTCCTTGTAGTATCATCTGAACTGTCAGAAATTATGAACCTGAGCGATAGAATAATTGTTATGTACAAAGGTAGTGTTATAGGAGAAGTCAATGCTAAAGAAACTACAAAAGAGGAACTAGGATTCCTTATGGCTGGAATAACAGATAGAAGTGAGGTAGAGAACAATGGCTAA
- a CDS encoding BMP family lipoprotein → MNFKKVFAIMLCLTLLLVGCGKSADTKDKDSEDKTFKVAMVTSAGGLGDRSYNDSGYEGLKKIEKDLGMEIKVVEPADVSEGEKYLTELAKAGYDLVCTLEYGHADVLATVAPQFPDTRFAIFNIVVDQPNVTSVIFKEHEGSFLAGALAAMVTTDESIDKTNDQKVISAIGGVQSPGIDKFIVGYEEGAKYIDPEIKVLKGYSNSFGDPAKGKELALVQIDQGSDVVYQIAGGTGEGIFEAVKDKNVFAIGVDSDQDYIVPGNILTSMMKRLDMAMVMLAEKLEDGTIDDQNLIELGLKEGTELSPMEHTKDMLKQEYLDKLEEIKEKISNGEIKVTDVSKE, encoded by the coding sequence ATGAACTTTAAAAAGGTATTTGCAATAATGTTATGCTTGACTTTATTATTAGTGGGATGTGGAAAATCAGCTGACACTAAAGACAAAGATTCAGAAGACAAAACTTTCAAAGTTGCCATGGTAACAAGTGCTGGTGGGTTAGGAGATCGTTCTTATAATGATTCTGGATATGAAGGACTTAAAAAAATTGAAAAAGATTTAGGAATGGAAATAAAAGTTGTTGAACCTGCAGATGTCTCAGAAGGTGAAAAATACTTAACTGAACTTGCAAAAGCAGGCTATGATTTAGTATGTACCCTTGAATATGGACATGCTGATGTTCTAGCTACTGTAGCTCCCCAATTTCCAGATACAAGATTCGCAATATTCAATATAGTTGTAGACCAACCAAATGTTACTTCTGTAATTTTTAAAGAACATGAAGGCTCATTCTTAGCTGGCGCTCTAGCAGCTATGGTAACAACCGATGAATCCATAGACAAAACAAATGATCAAAAAGTAATCAGTGCAATAGGTGGAGTTCAATCTCCTGGTATTGATAAATTTATAGTTGGTTATGAAGAAGGTGCCAAATATATAGACCCAGAAATCAAAGTATTGAAAGGATACTCTAATTCATTTGGTGATCCTGCAAAAGGAAAAGAACTCGCTCTAGTACAGATCGATCAAGGTTCAGACGTAGTATATCAAATAGCAGGTGGAACTGGCGAAGGTATATTCGAAGCCGTAAAAGATAAAAATGTTTTTGCAATAGGTGTTGACTCCGACCAAGATTATATCGTACCTGGTAATATCCTAACAAGTATGATGAAAAGACTGGACATGGCAATGGTTATGCTTGCAGAAAAATTAGAAGATGGTACTATCGATGACCAAAATCTTATCGAATTAGGATTAAAAGAAGGTACGGAACTTAGTCCAATGGAACATACAAAAGATATGTTAAAACAAGAATATCTTGATAAATTAGAAGAAATAAAAGAAAAAATTTCAAACGGAGAAATCAAAGTTACTGATGTCTCAAAAGAATAA
- a CDS encoding ABC transporter permease: MIEAILHTSLRMATPIVLAALGGLFTHKANVLNIALEGMMLIGAFAGVIASFATGSIFIAIISAIVASMLFALLFNVFGITLKGNFIITGLAVNIFAAGLTSFVLQVAFGRRGVFSDPKIVGTTPIHIEFLDKIPFIGPILNNHSPMVYVSIIIAILVYFVLNHTKYGIYVRAVGENEEAAKAIGIKVNRIKYSTVYISAILCALAGINLSLGNLTMFVENMTNGRGFIALAAIFCGRGTTLGTYVFSFLFGFADSIQMRLQNLNIPGTFIQMIPFIFIVLVLSIVGAVRMIGNLDRGIKDE, encoded by the coding sequence ATGATAGAAGCAATATTACACACATCCTTAAGAATGGCAACACCTATTGTATTAGCTGCCCTTGGAGGACTATTCACACACAAAGCTAATGTACTTAACATTGCATTAGAAGGCATGATGCTCATTGGAGCATTCGCAGGAGTAATAGCTAGTTTTGCCACTGGAAGTATCTTTATAGCGATTATTTCTGCTATAGTTGCATCAATGCTTTTTGCACTGCTCTTCAATGTATTTGGCATCACTTTGAAAGGGAATTTTATAATCACAGGTTTGGCAGTTAATATTTTCGCAGCTGGTTTGACATCTTTTGTCTTACAAGTCGCATTTGGTAGGAGAGGTGTATTCTCAGACCCTAAAATAGTAGGAACCACCCCTATTCATATTGAATTTTTGGACAAAATACCTTTTATTGGACCTATCTTGAATAACCATTCACCTATGGTTTATGTAAGTATTATCATTGCGATTCTAGTATATTTCGTTCTGAATCATACTAAATACGGTATTTACGTTAGAGCTGTAGGAGAAAATGAAGAAGCTGCAAAAGCTATTGGTATCAAAGTCAATAGAATTAAATACTCTACTGTTTATATAAGCGCAATACTATGTGCACTCGCTGGGATTAATCTTTCCCTTGGCAACCTCACTATGTTTGTTGAAAATATGACTAATGGCCGTGGATTTATTGCCCTTGCAGCAATATTCTGTGGAAGAGGTACTACTCTTGGTACCTATGTATTTAGTTTCCTATTTGGTTTTGCTGATTCTATTCAAATGCGTTTACAGAATCTTAACATTCCAGGCACATTTATACAAATGATACCTTTTATATTTATAGTATTAGTGTTATCAATTGTTGGAGCTGTTAGAATGATTGGTAACTTAGATAGGGGGATAAAAGATGAATAA